A single genomic interval of Eurosta solidaginis isolate ZX-2024a chromosome 3, ASM4086904v1, whole genome shotgun sequence harbors:
- the LOC137245030 gene encoding uncharacterized protein DDB_G0286299 isoform X1 — translation MAMLAETRQRKRYLLTPRGKPLYDDDSLFGTKMLKKMGWSKGKGLGANQNGCKDFVRVRMRNNFEGLGYENRDDHWTQHEQDFSGFLKTLIADNDEVKESGPNDDEVPRVGFGFDVATKIPTAVKLKDEISGISIEEKSKMSKARVHYRKFTKGKDIAQYSEKDLANIFGKKVVETEQDNGVYELLTQINWPQAEKKATTNCDEVKAVKSNFAGVQTVSTGLSVTDYFKQKMEAMKSKQKQQNNGNFEKAQEEIVEDCEAVKSKKKIKKRKQLELHHKVETNDNLEDTIVVQEKDKEEKHKRKKLDTEATELSMQAEPAFEYNNEKKRKKRNALEAVENPQKENAQKPKKEKKCKKGAIESSDVISPAREQNDLDAEERRKKSKKDKRNKVPLDNEFVKPKHDENKNETRVKEDSMKGDKEQSNKSDVCSEDKLKESFVAQQSSKVNKSKKSGVVRAAETSQRTSTNNESVEEYNQKEPKKKKKQFNKEDDEQKFDASDVVAADQVEDNLGAQAKKTIPAQVQSQEIYQNYDIHASQALKTKRKKDKKPTTNDEINLVTENAAGVACIDDADGKKNTNSKSKETLKTTFDTELPNTDIKPTAIEQKNDKNASSNSKSSKQKTSKDVGEATTSTKMLTLDELNATYNSYNVYTISSFCAEKFRNVDLESFKGATLSHLPGYSHNATDLQLKIEIMPNDERRITDLWNCRLNKYQQANPKAVFYQYQRNMVNAYKAKEKRLPRLHMKMFKRKRIFQSL, via the exons ATGGCAATGCTTGCTGAAACGCGACAGAGAAAGCGTTATCTTTTAACGCCCCGGGGCAAGCCGCTATATGATG ATGATTCCCTTTTCGGTACAAAAATGTTAAAGAAAATGGGATGGTCAAAAGGCAAGGGATTGGGCGCCAATCAGAATGGCTGTAAAGATTTTGTGCGTGTGCGTATGCGTAACAATTTTGAGGGCTTGGGTTATGAAAATCGTGACGATCATTGGACGCAGCATGAACAAGATTTTAGTGGTTTCCTCAAAACATTAATTGCTGATAATGACGAAGTTAAAGAAAGTGGCCCCAATGACGATGAAGTGCCCAGAGTAGGATTTGGTTTCGATGTGGCAACTAAAATACCCACCGCAGTAAAGCTCAAGGATGAAATTAGTGGTATTTCAATTGAGGAGAAATCAAAAATGAGTAAGGCGCGTGTACATTATCGCAAGTTTACCAAAGGAAAAGATATAGCCCAATATAGCGAAAAAGATTTGGCGAATATATTTGGAAAGAAAGTTGTTGAAACCGAACAAGATAATGGTGTATATGAATTGCTTACACAAATAAATTGGCCTCAAGCAGAAAAGAAAGCGACTACAAATTGCGACGAGGTAAAAGCAGTCAAATCGAATTTTGCCGGTGTGCAGACGGTAAGCACGGGACTTTCCGTAACTGATTATTTTAAGCAAAAAATGGAAGCAATGAAAAGTAagcaaaaacagcaaaataatGGAAATTTCGAAAAGGCTCAAGAGGAAATAGTGGAGGATTGTGAAGCtgtaaaatcaaaaaagaaaattaaaaagcgaAAGCAGCTGGAATTACATCATAAGGTGGAGACTAACGATAATCTGGAGGACACAATTGTTGTGCAAGAAAAGGACAAGGAAGAGAAACATAAGAGAAAAAAACTTGATACTGAGGCGACTGAGCTCTCTATGCAGGCTGAACCTGCATTTGAATATAATAACGAAAAGAAAAGGAAGAAACGCAATGCCCTAGAAGCTGTCGAAAACCCGCAAAAAGAAAATGCACAAAAACCGAAGAAGGAAAAGAAGTGCAAGAAGGGGGCGATCGAAAGCAGCGATGTGATTTCGCCGGCTCGAGAACAAAATGATTTAGACGCCGAGGAGAGGCGTAAGAAATCAAAGAAAGATAAACGAAATAAAGTACCATTGGACAATGAATTTGTGAAGCCTAAGCATGACGAGAATAAAAACGAAACGAGGGTGAAGGAGGATTCCATGAAAGGAGATAAGGAGCAGTCCAACAAAAGCGATGTGTGTTCAGAGGATAAGCTTAAAGAAAGTTTTGTAGCACAACAATCTAGTAAAGTAAATAAATCGAAAAAATCTGGAGTAGTGCGAGCGGCAGAAACATCCCAAAGGACTTCGACAAACAATGAATCTGTGGAAGAATACAATCAGAAAGaaccaaagaagaaaaagaaacaGTTCAATAAGGAAGATGATGAACAAAAGTTCGACGCAAGCGATGTTGTTGCTGCGGATCAAGTGGAAGACAATTTAGGAGCGCAGGCAAAGAAAACAATACCAGCACAAGTTCAATCGCAAGAAATATACCAGAATTACGATATTCACGCATCTCAAGCGcttaaaacgaaaagaaaaaaagataaaaagcCCACAACAAACGATGAAATCAATTTGGTGACAGAAAACGCAGCAGGTGTTGCATGTATAGATGATGCAGACGGTAAGAAAAATACAAATTCCAAAAGTAAAGAAACTTTGAAGACTACTTTTGATACTGAACTGCCCAATACAGATATAAAACCCACGGCCATTGaacaaaaaaatgataaaaacgcTTCATCAAATTCAAAGTCGAGTAAGCAGAAAACCTCCAAAGATGTAGGTGAAGCCACAACAAGCACTAAAATGCTGACTCTTGACGAATTAAATGCAACATACAATTCTTACAATGTCTACACAATTTCGTCATTTTGTGCAGAAAAATTTCGTAATGTCGATTTAGAAAGTTTCAAAGGAGCAACACTATCACACTTGCCTGGTTATTCACACAACGCAACAGATCTACAATTGAAGATTGAAATTATGCCCAACGATGAGCGTCGTATTACAGATCTTTGGAATTGTAGATTAAATAAATATCAACAAGCTAATCCAAAAGCGGTATTTTACCAATACCAGCGTAATATGGTAAACGCGTATAAAGCGAAAGAGAAACGTTTACCACGTCTGCATATGAAAATGTTCAAACGGAAAAGAATATTTCAGTCATTATGA
- the LOC137245031 gene encoding DDB1- and CUL4-associated factor 11, producing MGNHIVYEFAEDDFEDDDVDEMLGEQLSMAVGTVMSQLERLERFNPLERPTTQMPVIRKKPDLRTFRHTMLYKEIKALCALPANSNRPSDRWSLTRGLLKRENGIAAHPAGSFTPNQQRRIANLFVPNNKEERLMSLEAKVFVCKFNRDGSKLITACQDSILRVFDSSKGTYHRINRITAEVCNWSILDVDFSPCGQFFAYSTWADTFFVLPVNGDGRDFQWFNLNSDNSRSGVFSLRFTPCGQSILGGSNNSMVYIVDRETHTVRTINAQRNHKTDINAVSFVSDQDSNVFVTGCNDGILKLWDLRCTGSSDAASSSSSNRRYNTTQSRHTPVGVFRGHLDGITYIDPRNDGHYLLTNSKDQSIKIWDLRMTTPNNKLNKVKLPLIPWDYRWDTVPRDYYNPKATLEGDVSVMTYRGHRVTKSLLRAKFSPALQTGQRYIYTGCGTGRIIIYDVLTGQIKEAIEGHKDIVRDLSWHPVRSEIVSSSWDSHVNLNTFKHNPLLKRPSSGPGYRGSVRRSLRIAHQNGDLDEADEDEPEQQTW from the exons ATGGGTAATCACATCGTCTATGAATTTGCTGAAGATGATTTCGAAGATGACGATGTGGATGAAATGCTTGGAGAGCAATTAAGTATGGCAGTTGGTACTGTTATGAGCCAATTGGAACGTTTGGAACGATTTAATCCATTGGAAAGGCCAACAACGCAAATGCCTGTGATACGAAAGAAACCAGATTTGCGAACATTTCGC CATACCATGTTGTACAAAGAAATTAAAGCCTTATGTGCATTGCCAGCAAATAGCAATCGACCCAGTGATCGTTGGTCCTTGACACGTGGTCTACTCAAACGTGAGAATGGCATTGCAGCACATCCAGCTGGTTCATTTACACCAAATCAACAACGTCGCATAGCAAATCTATTTGTACCTAACAATAAGGAAGAACGTCTTATGTCATTGGAAGCTAAAGTTTTTGTTTGCAAATTTAATAGAGATGGCAGCAAATTGATTACAGCTTGCCAAG ATTCAATTCTTCGCGTTTTTGACTCATCAAAAGGCACATACCACCGTATAAATCGCATAACAGCTGAGGTATGCAATTGGAGTATTTTAGATGTAGATTTTAGTCCTTGTGGACAATTTTTCGCCTATTCAACATGGGCGGATACAT TTTTTGTACTACCAGTAAATGGTGATGGTAGAGATTTTCAGTGGTTTAATTTAAATTCCGATAATTCACGTTCTGGAGTATTTTCTCTACGCTTTACACCATGTGGGCAAAGTATACTCGGTGGTTCAAATAACTCAATGGTATATATAGTGGATCGCGAGACACATACTGTACGTACCATAAATGCCCAACGTAATCATAAAACCGATATAAATGCAGTGAGTTTTGTTAGCGATCAAGATTCAAATGTATTTGTAACTGGTTGCAATGATGGTATATTGAAATTATGGGATTTACGTTGTACTGGTTCGTCAGATGCTGCTAGTTCGAGCAGTAGCAATCGCAGATATAATACAACACAATCAAGACATACGCCAGTTGGTGTGTTCAGAGGTCATTTGGATGGTATTACTTATATTGATCCACGTAATGATGGACATTACTTATTGACAAATTCCAAAGATCAAAGTATAAAAATTTGGGATTTACGTATGACAACGCCgaataataaattgaataaagttAAACTGCCATTAATTCCATGGGATTATCGTTGGGATACGGTGCCACGTGATT ATTATAATCCAAAAGCAACATTGGAAGGTGATGTTAGTGTAATGACATATCGAGGTCATCGTGTGACAAAGAGTTTATTGCGTGCAAAATTCTCACCAGCTCTACAAACGGGTCAACGTTATATCTACACTGGCTGCGGCACGGGCAGAATCATAA TCTATGATGTACTAACTGGTCAAATAAAAGAGGCTATTGAGGGTCATAAAGATATCGTACGTGATTTGTCGTGGCATCCTGTACGGTCGGAAATTGTTTCAAGTTCG tGGGACTCGCATGTCAACCTTAACACTTTCAAACATAATCCCTTACTGAAAAGACCCAGCTCTGGTCCAGGTTATCGTGGCTCGGTGCGACGATCGCTACGCATTGCGCACCAGAATGGCGACTTAGATGAAGCCGATGAAGATGAG CCCGAGCAACAGACCTGGTAG
- the LOC137245030 gene encoding uncharacterized protein DDB_G0286299 isoform X2: protein MAMLAETRQRKRYLLTPRGKPLYDDDSLFGTKMLKKMGWSKGKGLGANQNGCKDFVRVRMRNNFEGLGYENRDDHWTQHEQDFSGFLKTLIADNDEVKESGPNDDEVPRVGFGFDVATKIPTAVKLKDEISGISIEEKSKMSKARVHYRKFTKGKDIAQYSEKDLANIFGKKVVETEQDNGVYELLTQINWPQAEKKATTNCDEVKAVKSNFAGVQTVSTGLSVTDYFKQKMEAMKSKQKQQNNGNFEKAQEEIVEDCEAVKSKKKIKKRKQLELHHKVETNDNLEDTIVVQEKDKEEKHKRKKLDTEATELSMQAEPAFEYNNEKKRKKRNALEAVENPQKENAQKPKKEKKCKKGAIESSDVISPAREQNDLDAEERRKKSKKDKRNKVPLDNEFVKPKHDENKNETRVKEDSMKGDKEQSNKSDVCSEDKLKESFVAQQSSKVNKSKKSGVVRAAETSQRTSTNNESVEEYNQKEPKKKKKQFNKEDDEQKFDASDVVAADQVEDNLGAQAKKTIPAQVQSQEIYQNYDIHASQALKTKRKKDKKPTTNDEINLVTENAAGVACIDDADDIKPTAIEQKNDKNASSNSKSSKQKTSKDVGEATTSTKMLTLDELNATYNSYNVYTISSFCAEKFRNVDLESFKGATLSHLPGYSHNATDLQLKIEIMPNDERRITDLWNCRLNKYQQANPKAVFYQYQRNMVNAYKAKEKRLPRLHMKMFKRKRIFQSL from the exons ATGGCAATGCTTGCTGAAACGCGACAGAGAAAGCGTTATCTTTTAACGCCCCGGGGCAAGCCGCTATATGATG ATGATTCCCTTTTCGGTACAAAAATGTTAAAGAAAATGGGATGGTCAAAAGGCAAGGGATTGGGCGCCAATCAGAATGGCTGTAAAGATTTTGTGCGTGTGCGTATGCGTAACAATTTTGAGGGCTTGGGTTATGAAAATCGTGACGATCATTGGACGCAGCATGAACAAGATTTTAGTGGTTTCCTCAAAACATTAATTGCTGATAATGACGAAGTTAAAGAAAGTGGCCCCAATGACGATGAAGTGCCCAGAGTAGGATTTGGTTTCGATGTGGCAACTAAAATACCCACCGCAGTAAAGCTCAAGGATGAAATTAGTGGTATTTCAATTGAGGAGAAATCAAAAATGAGTAAGGCGCGTGTACATTATCGCAAGTTTACCAAAGGAAAAGATATAGCCCAATATAGCGAAAAAGATTTGGCGAATATATTTGGAAAGAAAGTTGTTGAAACCGAACAAGATAATGGTGTATATGAATTGCTTACACAAATAAATTGGCCTCAAGCAGAAAAGAAAGCGACTACAAATTGCGACGAGGTAAAAGCAGTCAAATCGAATTTTGCCGGTGTGCAGACGGTAAGCACGGGACTTTCCGTAACTGATTATTTTAAGCAAAAAATGGAAGCAATGAAAAGTAagcaaaaacagcaaaataatGGAAATTTCGAAAAGGCTCAAGAGGAAATAGTGGAGGATTGTGAAGCtgtaaaatcaaaaaagaaaattaaaaagcgaAAGCAGCTGGAATTACATCATAAGGTGGAGACTAACGATAATCTGGAGGACACAATTGTTGTGCAAGAAAAGGACAAGGAAGAGAAACATAAGAGAAAAAAACTTGATACTGAGGCGACTGAGCTCTCTATGCAGGCTGAACCTGCATTTGAATATAATAACGAAAAGAAAAGGAAGAAACGCAATGCCCTAGAAGCTGTCGAAAACCCGCAAAAAGAAAATGCACAAAAACCGAAGAAGGAAAAGAAGTGCAAGAAGGGGGCGATCGAAAGCAGCGATGTGATTTCGCCGGCTCGAGAACAAAATGATTTAGACGCCGAGGAGAGGCGTAAGAAATCAAAGAAAGATAAACGAAATAAAGTACCATTGGACAATGAATTTGTGAAGCCTAAGCATGACGAGAATAAAAACGAAACGAGGGTGAAGGAGGATTCCATGAAAGGAGATAAGGAGCAGTCCAACAAAAGCGATGTGTGTTCAGAGGATAAGCTTAAAGAAAGTTTTGTAGCACAACAATCTAGTAAAGTAAATAAATCGAAAAAATCTGGAGTAGTGCGAGCGGCAGAAACATCCCAAAGGACTTCGACAAACAATGAATCTGTGGAAGAATACAATCAGAAAGaaccaaagaagaaaaagaaacaGTTCAATAAGGAAGATGATGAACAAAAGTTCGACGCAAGCGATGTTGTTGCTGCGGATCAAGTGGAAGACAATTTAGGAGCGCAGGCAAAGAAAACAATACCAGCACAAGTTCAATCGCAAGAAATATACCAGAATTACGATATTCACGCATCTCAAGCGcttaaaacgaaaagaaaaaaagataaaaagcCCACAACAAACGATGAAATCAATTTGGTGACAGAAAACGCAGCAGGTGTTGCATGTATAGATGATGCAGACG ATATAAAACCCACGGCCATTGaacaaaaaaatgataaaaacgcTTCATCAAATTCAAAGTCGAGTAAGCAGAAAACCTCCAAAGATGTAGGTGAAGCCACAACAAGCACTAAAATGCTGACTCTTGACGAATTAAATGCAACATACAATTCTTACAATGTCTACACAATTTCGTCATTTTGTGCAGAAAAATTTCGTAATGTCGATTTAGAAAGTTTCAAAGGAGCAACACTATCACACTTGCCTGGTTATTCACACAACGCAACAGATCTACAATTGAAGATTGAAATTATGCCCAACGATGAGCGTCGTATTACAGATCTTTGGAATTGTAGATTAAATAAATATCAACAAGCTAATCCAAAAGCGGTATTTTACCAATACCAGCGTAATATGGTAAACGCGTATAAAGCGAAAGAGAAACGTTTACCACGTCTGCATATGAAAATGTTCAAACGGAAAAGAATATTTCAGTCATTATGA